The Raphanus sativus cultivar WK10039 chromosome 2, ASM80110v3, whole genome shotgun sequence DNA segment TCAATCTCTTCTGGTTGTCTTCCTGGCACTCGTCCTGCTATTAAATCCCAcctaaaataaaaggaaatacaCAAATTACACCATTTTCTATTTAGTTTGTTggcatttaaattttatttttttcaattgtaGAGCCAGCCAAtcatttattcataaaatactTGTCGATAAAGAAAGCAAATTAGGTTCCTTACTTCATATATCAATGTATGCCTATGTGTATAATTTAATGAACGTGATAGCCTTACTTAAAtgcatttttaagaaaattagtGGACACCATGTGCTTCCACTACAACATTGTACACCGTACAACTTCAAACGTAAGTACACGCCTAAATTAGCGTATGTTTGATTAGACATATACAagcatattaaatttatttacctggtgcacaaaaaaaaaatttatttacctACCAATGTATACAAATATCATGTTTCTTTCGGTCGAGATAATTgacaacagaaaaaaaattaagaagatgatgaagaaagaAATTGTTACCTATCACCGACAAGTCTATACATTCGAAGGATgatatcttcttcttgttctgtCATATTGATAAACTTCCATTCGATACTGCTCACTTCTGCACACATATATTCAACCAATTAAACTCAAGCAAATATTAAATtgtataaatgattttttgggGTTAAATTTTAATACTAATCTTGATATTTTTAGTTACTCAGCCCTGTCCTGGTTTAACTAATTTATAAGTGAACATTTGCTTCGTTTTCCACTCTATAATCAATCACTAGGCCAAATCAGACTCCATGAACTAAATTCAAAATCGAAGCCAGAACATGCTTTCAACATGTGCAAAagcatctatatatatatatatattttttttttttttaaaaaagcatCTATATTTATTCTTCTACCCATGAAAAATTACGCAAACAAGTATATTCCAGGTAAGAACTAACAGGGAATAGCGAGGGACCTTCAGAGTCTTGGACTTGGAGAGTGACTATGTGTTGATCAGGAAGGCGACGACGGTTGGTATTATCCATGAGCTAGTAAGAATaaggtatatgaaatttgaggTCTTGTTGGAGAatgcaagaaaagaaaaatgtgagAGATGAGAGTTTATAGAGAGGAGAAAAAGAGGAGAGAGATGGATAGGATGAAATTTCCAACGAACAGCCTTTGCAAACTAAAAGTAAGATGTGTTGTGTGGTGTTTGTTGACATCTTAGCCTTTGTGTAGACTTGTCGTTGACACTCTCATCTACACATGGAGATGAAGTCTTTTATTGGGATTTGTAAGTATTTGAAGGCTGATTTTGTCTCATTCGTCAAATAGTAACAAAATTACTATTTcctctacattttttttttgaaacctcTACAAATTTTCTACAcctttaatacttttatatatttggtgTAGCAAATTCTACGGttctctatgtttttttttcattgttaaTTTAGGGATAAACAATATATTTCTACAAAACTATTTTATAGTACTTGAAATGAACCAAACAAAAACTTCATATTACATATTCCCAGGAAAAAAATTAGTGACAAGcttttcaaatttataagttatatatactcTAAAAGTCAAAGTTGGAaacataaaaactcataaaccTAAACTTTAATCAGTTTACTGTTTACAAATAAATCattaacaagaagaagaagtcgaTGAAAAACTAGGCGAGCGAGAAGTACATTTCAAATGGAGCACCTTGTCCAAGAGTTCATCAGCAAACCTTCGAGTCACCACACGTGTATCCAAACTTATATCCACAGCAGTGATGGGATTTAGTTTGACAACACTCTTTAATCGCCGCATATGGCATTattgtactccctctgttttatatTAAGTATCGTTTTAAATTTCAGCACAcgaattaaaaaatcatttaattctATATACTTTACATAGAATTAATTCGTTAATTGTATTTAccataatattttacatataaaacataataattttacagGTTTTAATGGAATTTCTCCATTCGTAACAAAATGTAtaccaattaataaataatttttatttatttatagaatctGTTAAACATAGGCATCCAAATACTCATTTAAGTATGAATCGGTTTTTTGGATATCTGTTTTTTGCTTTAAAACTAAACTACATTCAGATATTAAAACATTTCGGATGAGATTCGAGTAGAATCCTTTCAGACCCGGATAAATTTGTTGGATCCTAAAAGATATCTGAATAaccaatatatttaaaaatgttattaaaccatttataaaaaataaatagaaatcaAATCTCGTGCGGGCGTATAGATCAAATTCTATTGATTATTATATAAAAGCAAGGGGCTAAACTTTACGAAAACTCAACTCAGACCAAATTGGATTTTCTGTAAAGTTTAGAACTTCACagttatattcatatataatatatacatataacttttaaaactcTGGAGCTAGAACCTACCGGGGGTGCTCTTATTTTTTCAATGGTCATCTGTAATTTTTTCATGCTTACCAgcatatatctatcttattaaaacagaaacattttgttggacctaacatttattttgtaagtttttaaattaaatacacatttatactttatagttaaacttacattaaatcactaatgttcctttctttatactactatctatgtttccaaacaatatacttatttctttatactactatcaatgtttccaaacaatatattttatatactactatcaatgtttccaaacaatacaataattaatcttagttattttatatccatcattttctctttaaaattttgtagaaacgtcataatttcataaattacaaaataataaactttaaagttggattataagattacaaattatgaaactattacaatttcaatcaaattagattacatatcggtcatccatcagttcagtctgttagtctcgggttttagtaactttttaatatgaatattttaaaaaactaaattgaattgttagatctccggattaaccggtataatcacaatcgggttgaatttaaaaacactgatttaaatgcaaaaatattttaaatacacactctttaaaagttaacaaaatatttgttaagttattaatgaaatttttcatcgtaaaatattccgctcttccaaagcgcggatcaagatctagtggTTTATTCAGTTTCGATGACAATACTACATTCTATATAAGTTTGTGATCGTTTGGTATATAGCGCTTAATAAATTCAGCAAATTATATTTTCCATCTTAGCTTAATTGTCTAAGtctaatgttatctttagttttaggaaatgtattttaaatgtaaaaaaaaaaatcagcttGGACTAAAAAAAGACTGGTGTAGCTACACTAAAAACCACATGATCCGCATAGAATATCCAATGTCTAAAATCGTGGATATCATCAATGTAACTCCCTTGTTTCTCAATATAGGAGGGccatttttaaatattgattttagaataaatgttttttcgccaggagacaaacgtgcttggCGGGCTGATAtagattttagatatatattttttaattatctttatgaattttatatactccttccgtCTTTCCTTCAGTCCtgatgttttgattttttttgatgttttagaatAGATGCTGTgttgatattaattttacttttattaaaaactgtgtaactaataatattttattattttttgatgaTCAGTTGAGTTAgctttaatttatattttagtctAGTACATTTTAGGAAAAAGTGAATTTCTTAATTATTGTGTCATAAACTAAAATATCAACTATTTTGGAAAAGAAAGAATATAAACTTAGGAAATTAGACTTTAATCATAAAAGTTTATAATGGAAAATAATACCTTATGCATATATTTTAGTAGCTTAAGAAAATTTGTGTGCTACTCTATGTTGTTTTTGTAAAGGTTaggtaaattaaaaaaaaactttcttatGTGATGTTTTTCactctttatttttattttcactgattttattttttgatcagtataaactagaaaaataaaaattcaccaTAACTCTATAAATAAAAGAGTTCGGATTTTTGgtgattaaattttaaaatttctaactaaaataatatagaagtaggtgataattttttttcaatccAAAATCTTATCATCCCttataaacaaagaaaataaatttataaatgcataaaatatataaatatatttggaactataacttctattaaaataaatttgttaaaaaaaattatcttgcgtttttgttttgtttatttttagagtttgaccggtgaccgtataaatatttactttcatTTGAATTTGTTTCTTTGTACTAGTGGtattccatatatatatatatatatatatatatatatatatgtaaattaaaatgtattgcataattgttaatataacattttaaaacataacaattttatttattactctgaaataattatattttattattttaatcgtctattatattacagtgtatcatataaacaaatcctatatttataactaattggatttatattatgaaagtattatactaataatatatgtacaaatgattttatatttttttatgttatataaattgattacgATGTgtggtttttttattttattatttattactaacaaatatttaaaatatttattatgttaatagaaaatatattaggaaatctattttggttaagatttgattAAGGaaattgattatttaaattagtaaaatatattaaatgagtaaatatattatttaaattaacaagtatacttaaatataagttCAATTAATATATCAATGGTAAAACTAAGaggtattttatttttgtatttctccttta contains these protein-coding regions:
- the LOC108840566 gene encoding transcription factor TRY, which translates into the protein MDNTNRRRLPDQHIVTLQVQDSEEVSSIEWKFINMTEQEEDIILRMYRLVGDRWDLIAGRVPGRQPEEIERYWIMRNSDSFAEKRLQLHHSSSHKNNKLHRPRPSVYPS